The Parambassis ranga unplaced genomic scaffold, fParRan2.1 scaffold_89_arrow_ctg1, whole genome shotgun sequence genome has a segment encoding these proteins:
- the LOC114431511 gene encoding gastrula zinc finger protein XlCGF17.1-like: MVLSHNAPQDLSHQYNYEEELILADQQLCCQKKNCSLNWEEPEPPQVKEEQQVHCSNHEGEQHVLNAQTQPSIVTSASESNHIKSEISCDVILSHNCPPGKKILKCKPCVKPFSCKRKGKAHQRIIRDEKPFFCKPCGKCFRNAGRLTVHMRTHTGEKPFSCKTCGKCFSDVSNLTVHVRTHTGEKPYSCKTCGKCFSNVSNLTVHVRTHTGEKPYSCKTCGKCFIQSGELTVHIRTHTGEKPFSCQTCGKCFTRNGALTVHMRTHTGEKPFSCQTCGKCFSRNGELTVHMRTHIGEKPLSIPT, translated from the coding sequence ATCTCTCTCACCAATACAATTATGAGGAAGAGCTGATTTTAgctgatcagcagctctgttgccagaagaagaactgcagtctgaactgggaggaaccagaacccccacaggttaaagaggaacagcaggttcACTGCAGCAATcatgagggagagcagcatgtactcaATGCACAGACTCAGCCCTCTATAGTGACTTCTGCTTCCGAAAGTAATCATATCAAATCAGAAATAAGCTGTGATGTGATTCTCTCTCATAACtgtcctccaggaaaaaaaattctaaaatgTAAACCTTGTGTAAAACCATTTTCATGTAAGAGGAAAGGTAAGGCACATCAGAGAATTATCAGAGATGAGAAACCATTTTTTTGCAAaccatgtggcaaatgttttaggaaTGCTGGTcgtttaactgtccacatgagaacccacaccggtgagaagccattttcttgcaaaacatgtgggaaatgttttagtgaTGTTAGTAATTTAACTGTCCAcgtgagaacccacacaggtgagaagccatattcttgcaaaacatgtgggaaatgttttagtaaTGTTAGTAATTTAACTGTCCAtgtgagaacccacacaggtgagaagccatattcttgcaaaacatgtgggaaatgttttattcaatCTGGTGAATTAACTGTCCACATAAGAACCCACActggtgagaagccattttcttgccaaacatgtgggaaatgttttactcgaAATGGTGcgttaactgtccacatgagaacccacacaggcgagaagccattttcttgccaaacatgtgggaaatgttttagtcgAAATGGTgagttaactgtccacatgagaacccataTAGGTGAGAAGCCTTTATCTATCCCAACATGA